A window of the Teredinibacter franksiae genome harbors these coding sequences:
- a CDS encoding transcriptional activator RfaH, whose protein sequence is MTTWYLVFTKPKEEFRAKRNLEQQCYETYLPQVKRGISSKKPTPAPIPMFPRYMFVVIDPQKDDVSKIRNTKGVVGLVSFGPEMAKVPEDVIDQVKRSEKALNTEEKKTCDRKAIFCVGRKEERVMRLIDLVSRPKTSQVPNDVVDQLYMAI, encoded by the coding sequence ATGACTACATGGTATTTAGTGTTTACAAAACCAAAAGAAGAATTTAGAGCAAAGCGTAACCTCGAGCAGCAGTGCTATGAAACATACCTGCCGCAAGTAAAAAGGGGGATATCTTCGAAAAAACCGACTCCTGCCCCAATCCCTATGTTTCCCCGATATATGTTTGTAGTGATAGACCCTCAGAAAGATGACGTGTCAAAAATAAGAAACACCAAAGGTGTGGTTGGCCTTGTATCGTTTGGTCCGGAGATGGCAAAAGTTCCCGAAGATGTGATAGATCAAGTGAAAAGAAGCGAAAAGGCCCTGAACACCGAAGAAAAGAAGACATGCGATCGAAAAGCGATCTTCTGTGTAGGCAGAAAGGAGGAGCGAGTTATGCGCTTAATAGATTTGGTTAGTCGACCGAAAACTAGTCAAGTTCCCAATGATGTGGTCGACCAATTATATATGGCTATCTGA
- a CDS encoding AMP-binding protein — MIVTRDKNAALKKLVPLAIEYGLIDVEQQFSTLESFLKRIPILTKTDLFKRVEDQQEMFLSRGILFSETSGSTGEPLVTPRNAEDLGWNTNNQMLAYKKYLTAGVDRVAIIHPGILSPFVEASCLALNQLGVGFVRVFALPKICEYTKIYEVLKRYKITTIMTTPTLASKVFYEFNKHALPNNLLSIDKLLLTGEPITPHSADNFSEILNCSAKTIPFVYGSSETATVMIGNTDCSYDPISEDFIFELVDPETNEHLVFGVNGAIEGKLIISWLRNGLLPILRYDTGDIFRVTSDESRVAWECLGRTQSNGVSARVMDEIIYQEKIPIYHYECNVINDHIYFTIITIPGGEENIDVDLIKTLLHQKFNDKYSCSIEINPEIHEFYEFSIKPKMSRISLSN; from the coding sequence ATGATCGTTACGCGTGACAAAAATGCAGCACTTAAAAAGTTAGTGCCGTTGGCAATTGAGTATGGCCTAATAGATGTTGAGCAGCAGTTCTCAACTTTGGAAAGCTTTTTGAAGCGTATTCCAATACTCACCAAAACTGATCTGTTTAAGCGAGTTGAAGATCAGCAAGAGATGTTTCTATCAAGAGGGATTCTATTCAGTGAAACATCAGGGTCGACAGGAGAACCTCTTGTAACCCCGAGAAACGCAGAAGATCTTGGTTGGAATACTAATAATCAAATGCTTGCTTATAAAAAATATCTAACGGCGGGTGTTGACCGCGTTGCAATTATTCATCCCGGTATTTTGAGTCCATTTGTTGAAGCATCTTGTTTGGCGCTTAACCAATTAGGTGTCGGATTTGTGCGTGTATTTGCGCTTCCTAAGATCTGTGAGTACACGAAAATATACGAGGTTTTAAAGCGCTACAAAATAACAACGATAATGACGACGCCAACGCTAGCGAGTAAAGTTTTCTACGAGTTTAATAAGCATGCACTACCGAATAATTTACTTTCGATTGACAAATTATTGCTAACGGGCGAACCCATTACCCCACATTCTGCAGATAACTTTAGTGAAATATTAAATTGCAGCGCGAAGACTATTCCCTTTGTTTACGGTAGCAGTGAAACCGCGACAGTTATGATTGGTAATACAGATTGTTCTTATGACCCTATTTCAGAGGATTTTATTTTCGAACTGGTAGACCCTGAAACCAACGAGCACTTAGTTTTTGGTGTAAATGGTGCAATTGAGGGGAAGCTGATAATTAGTTGGCTTCGGAATGGTCTATTGCCAATACTTCGCTACGATACGGGAGATATTTTTCGTGTGACGAGTGATGAATCCAGGGTTGCGTGGGAATGTCTTGGTAGAACTCAGTCCAACGGTGTTAGCGCTAGAGTTATGGATGAAATTATATACCAAGAAAAAATTCCAATATATCACTACGAATGTAATGTGATAAATGACCATATATATTTCACTATTATTACGATACCAGGTGGTGAAGAGAATATTGATGTTGATTTAATCAAAACCCTTTTACATCAGAAATTTAATGATAAGTATTCATGTAGTATCGAGATAAATCCTGAAATACACGAGTTTTATGAATTTTCAATAAAACCAAAAATGAGCAGAATCTCTTTATCGAACTAA
- a CDS encoding SDR family NAD(P)-dependent oxidoreductase, which yields MTEDFKGKVAIITGAGGGIGCATALAFAKEGVKVVVVDVNEAASIYTHESIKEINGTSMPIVADISNNDDCIRIIDETISAFGRLDILFNNAGITVRENSLNTSVEAWRKVIDVNLTGVFLLSKCALVPMTAQKSGCIINTASGWGINGGARAVSYCASKGGVVLLTKAMAIDHGADGIRVNCICPGDTNTGMLVDEAIQLGLAEDQLIKEGASRPLGRVGQPEDIANAVLFLASEKSGFITGTPLIVDGGGLAGSA from the coding sequence ATGACGGAAGATTTTAAGGGCAAGGTCGCCATTATTACAGGTGCAGGTGGCGGAATCGGTTGTGCTACGGCACTGGCTTTCGCAAAAGAAGGAGTCAAAGTGGTAGTAGTCGATGTAAATGAAGCGGCATCGATTTATACCCATGAATCGATAAAAGAAATAAACGGAACTTCAATGCCCATTGTTGCGGATATATCGAATAACGATGACTGCATTCGGATCATTGACGAAACCATCAGTGCCTTCGGTCGTTTGGATATCCTATTCAATAACGCAGGTATTACTGTTAGAGAAAATAGCCTAAATACGAGTGTCGAAGCTTGGAGAAAAGTTATTGATGTAAATCTAACAGGGGTATTCTTACTCTCTAAGTGCGCTCTAGTGCCCATGACCGCACAAAAAAGCGGTTGTATCATTAATACAGCGTCGGGTTGGGGGATAAATGGTGGTGCTCGTGCTGTGTCGTATTGTGCTTCGAAAGGTGGTGTCGTTTTACTGACAAAGGCAATGGCGATAGATCACGGAGCTGATGGTATAAGGGTGAACTGCATTTGTCCTGGTGACACCAACACCGGGATGCTCGTTGACGAAGCAATTCAGCTTGGCCTAGCTGAAGACCAGCTAATAAAGGAAGGTGCAAGCCGCCCCCTCGGTCGGGTAGGTCAGCCGGAAGATATCGCGAATGCTGTTTTATTTTTAGCGTCTGAGAAAAGTGGATTTATCACAGGAACACCTCTAATTGTAGATGGTGGTGGCCTGGCTGGCAGCGCATAA
- a CDS encoding alpha/beta hydrolase, whose amino-acid sequence MTRLDTKQKIINLRINGRIIRLHTLTANPDNPVILYLHGGPGYGNSRHLCEIFNSLSSTLVKEYSLIFYDQRCAGDSMSIWDLFSNFTVENHVSDAGHVLKYSLKLFSKNKLILCSHSWGTHLGMKLADRFSNLIQGYVGIGQIVNGLRGEKMAYAYALKHKGKKGVAKLVKYGPPPHRKKELVPYLSLHRKILLENGGLDRSTTTVKDNQERLNPSKTRLINAVKHTLAMYLSVKYLWEQCLEVDFSDKTHFNFPVIFVCGKYDQTTPTKLVINYFRSIRTPAKIYIVDKSAHRPHLENFGKFETIMVKEKSFLTSF is encoded by the coding sequence ATGACAAGATTAGACACTAAACAAAAAATAATTAATTTACGTATAAACGGCAGAATAATTAGATTGCATACCTTAACTGCGAATCCAGATAACCCTGTAATACTCTATTTACATGGAGGACCAGGCTATGGAAATTCCAGACATCTTTGCGAAATATTTAACTCTCTATCTAGTACGCTTGTTAAAGAATATTCACTTATTTTCTACGACCAACGTTGCGCTGGAGATTCGATGTCAATATGGGATCTATTTTCAAACTTCACGGTTGAAAACCATGTGAGCGATGCGGGACACGTTCTTAAATACTCCCTTAAACTATTCTCCAAAAACAAGCTTATCTTGTGTTCTCACTCTTGGGGGACCCACCTAGGGATGAAACTAGCCGATAGATTTTCCAACCTAATACAGGGGTATGTAGGTATTGGTCAGATCGTTAACGGTTTGAGAGGTGAGAAAATGGCGTACGCTTATGCCTTAAAACATAAAGGAAAAAAAGGTGTAGCTAAACTTGTCAAGTATGGCCCCCCTCCCCATCGGAAAAAAGAACTAGTCCCTTATCTCTCTTTACATAGAAAAATACTGTTGGAAAATGGAGGGTTAGACAGAAGCACCACAACAGTAAAAGATAATCAGGAACGATTGAACCCATCAAAAACGAGGCTTATAAATGCAGTAAAACATACGTTAGCCATGTATTTATCCGTGAAATATCTATGGGAACAGTGCCTAGAAGTAGATTTTAGTGATAAAACTCATTTCAATTTTCCCGTGATATTTGTATGTGGCAAGTATGATCAGACAACCCCGACTAAACTTGTAATCAACTACTTTCGTAGTATTCGCACACCCGCCAAAATATATATTGTAGACAAATCGGCTCACCGACCCCACTTAGAAAATTTTGGAAAATTTGAAACTATCATGGTAAAAGAAAAATCGTTTCTTACCAGCTTCTGA
- the gorA gene encoding glutathione-disulfide reductase: MNSNSSSNSFDYDLFVIGAGSGGVRASRIASQLGARVGITEDLYLGGTCVNVGCVPKKLFVYGSHFREDFEASHGFGWSYENLKFNWETLRDNKTNEIERLNGVYNNILEGAGVDILSGRGTLLDSNTVQIDDKRITAKNILIATGSWPRKPNYQGAENTIDSNDFFYLDKLPKKVIVEGGGYIAVEFAGILNSLGCETELVYRGPLFLRHFDGDIRQFIAEEMQKKGVKLSFNTQIEKVAKQDDGTLLVKRECRSGEDRSFSEVRVDAVVTAIGRSPKTQNLGLEALGVEQKPGGSIVVNNNFETNVPGIFAVGDVIGRMQLTPVALAEGMALARYLFDDKPIRMDYDNIPTAVFCQPNIGTVGLTEEHAHSLGHKLELYKSVFKPMKHTLSGVDEKTFMKLVVDAESKKVLGAHMVGPDAGEIVQGIAIALKAGATKDDFDSTIGVHPTAAEEFVTMRSPEK, from the coding sequence ATGAATAGTAATTCGTCGTCTAATTCTTTTGACTATGACTTATTCGTTATTGGTGCTGGCTCCGGTGGCGTTCGTGCCAGCAGGATTGCGTCACAGTTGGGCGCAAGGGTGGGTATTACCGAAGACCTATATCTTGGCGGTACCTGCGTAAATGTTGGCTGCGTACCGAAAAAGCTGTTTGTATACGGCTCTCATTTTCGAGAAGACTTCGAAGCTTCTCATGGCTTTGGTTGGAGTTATGAAAACCTTAAGTTTAATTGGGAGACGTTGCGCGATAATAAAACGAACGAAATTGAACGACTAAACGGTGTTTACAACAATATACTCGAAGGTGCTGGTGTTGACATTTTAAGCGGGCGGGGAACCCTGCTGGATAGCAATACTGTACAGATTGACGACAAGCGGATCACCGCAAAAAACATATTAATAGCAACGGGTAGCTGGCCACGTAAACCCAATTACCAAGGGGCGGAAAACACGATAGATTCAAATGACTTTTTTTACCTAGATAAGTTACCCAAAAAGGTTATCGTAGAAGGTGGCGGCTACATCGCGGTAGAATTTGCAGGAATTCTAAATAGTCTTGGGTGCGAGACAGAGTTGGTGTATCGAGGGCCACTTTTTCTAAGACACTTTGACGGCGATATTCGGCAATTTATAGCGGAAGAAATGCAAAAGAAAGGGGTGAAGCTATCGTTCAATACGCAAATCGAAAAAGTAGCAAAACAGGATGACGGTACACTTTTGGTAAAAAGAGAGTGCCGGAGCGGCGAAGATCGCTCGTTCTCAGAAGTGCGCGTTGATGCTGTTGTAACGGCAATCGGTCGGTCGCCAAAAACACAAAATCTTGGTTTAGAGGCTCTCGGTGTAGAGCAGAAACCCGGAGGAAGTATAGTTGTCAACAATAACTTTGAAACCAATGTGCCAGGTATATTCGCTGTCGGCGATGTCATTGGTCGTATGCAGTTAACGCCGGTTGCATTAGCTGAGGGAATGGCCTTGGCGCGTTACTTGTTTGACGATAAGCCTATTCGTATGGATTACGACAATATTCCAACAGCTGTTTTTTGTCAGCCCAATATTGGTACGGTTGGCCTCACCGAAGAGCACGCCCATAGCTTGGGGCATAAGCTTGAGCTATATAAAAGTGTTTTTAAACCGATGAAGCATACCCTTAGCGGAGTGGACGAAAAAACTTTTATGAAGTTAGTGGTAGATGCCGAATCCAAAAAAGTACTTGGCGCTCACATGGTTGGCCCTGATGCCGGTGAGATAGTGCAGGGGATCGCTATAGCGTTGAAGGCGGGTGCAACTAAAGACGATTTCGATAGCACCATTGGCGTTCATCCAACGGCTGCTGAAGAATTTGTCACCATGCGATCGCCTGAAAAATAG
- a CDS encoding AMP-binding protein, producing the protein MNVFSNILSFSESTPKNDVFSVVSPHGVVERNITYELLMNAVQNIDKLLSEVDSGIARPKHAIVMANSPEWVACDIAMGVTHRIEIPVPTIFSAEQAENLIKNADSVLVDDIGMAVMYDWEKKWNLGKDIKKVYVDSNKIYCAPEKRQSVPELMEASLNVRLVPEECKIVHTSGTTNNPKGVRISQSALWNQISALKSMVPGYRFSRYVSIVPLSLLIEQITAIYLFLSYGGCLYFPSAGVPLLGSKSSMPDDLIKYFTIVEPDFVVVSPSIVERLHSIGNSLVDPSRLVKTVFGLDAPPFIACGNAPIATEILTGLHDMGLQVYEGYGLSENTSVVSWNSPSQFKYGTVGKPLDHVTLKLSDENELLVKSASLYLGYTATDPSSCVIDDDGWLHTGDIGELDSDGYVKVVGRKKHVLITASGRNVSPEWVESQYKRLPFIRNVAVFGNDLPFLMAVFIVNRGELTNTEMRRAIDNYGLEQFSDVERVRQYVLLESNPQVRKEYITITGDPIRPKLWERLTEEFDVEGLKNKSGESISA; encoded by the coding sequence ATGAATGTTTTTTCCAATATACTTTCCTTTAGCGAAAGCACACCAAAAAATGATGTGTTTTCGGTCGTGTCACCCCACGGGGTGGTTGAAAGAAATATTACCTATGAACTATTGATGAACGCTGTTCAAAATATAGATAAGTTGCTTTCTGAAGTGGACTCCGGTATTGCTAGGCCCAAGCATGCAATTGTAATGGCGAACTCACCTGAGTGGGTCGCGTGTGATATTGCTATGGGTGTTACGCATCGTATTGAAATTCCGGTTCCCACAATATTTAGTGCTGAACAAGCAGAAAATCTCATTAAAAATGCAGATTCCGTACTGGTAGACGACATTGGTATGGCGGTTATGTATGATTGGGAAAAAAAATGGAATTTGGGGAAGGATATTAAAAAAGTATATGTTGATTCCAATAAAATATATTGTGCCCCTGAAAAAAGGCAATCGGTTCCGGAACTGATGGAGGCTAGCCTAAATGTGAGGCTAGTGCCGGAAGAATGTAAAATTGTACATACTTCAGGTACAACGAATAACCCTAAAGGGGTGCGTATATCGCAGTCGGCCCTATGGAATCAGATTAGCGCCCTAAAAAGCATGGTTCCTGGTTACCGATTTAGCCGATATGTTTCTATCGTTCCTTTAAGTCTCTTGATTGAGCAAATTACCGCGATATATCTTTTTCTAAGCTACGGTGGTTGCTTGTACTTTCCTTCCGCTGGGGTGCCTCTTCTTGGTTCTAAAAGTAGCATGCCGGATGATTTGATTAAATATTTCACCATCGTCGAGCCCGATTTTGTTGTGGTCTCCCCATCCATTGTTGAGAGATTGCATTCTATTGGTAATTCGTTAGTTGATCCCTCACGTTTGGTGAAGACAGTTTTTGGCCTAGATGCGCCACCCTTTATAGCATGCGGCAATGCGCCAATAGCGACCGAAATATTAACCGGCCTACATGACATGGGTCTTCAGGTGTATGAGGGATATGGTCTTAGTGAAAATACTTCTGTTGTCTCATGGAATTCACCCTCTCAGTTTAAATATGGAACAGTTGGAAAGCCTCTGGATCATGTGACGTTAAAGCTATCAGACGAAAATGAATTACTTGTAAAAAGTGCCTCGCTATATTTGGGGTATACCGCTACAGACCCATCAAGCTGCGTGATTGACGACGATGGCTGGTTGCATACCGGTGATATCGGGGAGTTGGATAGCGATGGTTACGTAAAGGTCGTTGGCCGAAAGAAACATGTGTTAATTACGGCGAGTGGTAGAAACGTATCGCCTGAATGGGTCGAATCACAGTATAAGCGCCTCCCGTTTATTAGAAATGTGGCTGTTTTTGGCAACGATTTACCATTCTTAATGGCCGTGTTTATTGTAAATAGAGGGGAATTAACGAATACCGAAATGCGTCGTGCCATCGATAACTATGGATTAGAGCAATTTAGTGACGTGGAGCGTGTTAGGCAGTACGTATTATTGGAATCTAACCCACAGGTTAGAAAAGAGTACATAACAATTACAGGCGACCCAATTCGCCCTAAACTTTGGGAACGACTGACTGAAGAGTTTGATGTTGAGGGTTTAAAAAATAAATCTGGCGAGTCTATCTCTGCGTAG
- a CDS encoding HalD/BesD family halogenase: MLDFKDYMYLSGSVVNSKYKEETELTRLANEFEEKGFVTMPDFFMAEYFDLVKDESIRLSKMRTEKQFTMPGYETPRFLSVIGGKQILNNSFVFSALYINAEVKSVLSSIVSRSLYTVDHEEEFMVVNFLERSGGTHGWHLDDPQYALVSILQAPDHSMGGYLEVIPEWKKFCAELGMNYMTDTNKAVPIAYEQGRVKNIHHNAGDCYVLNAGDCLHRVAPISGETNRIILNMAFDHRSKIDYGATADILYGEKEGALI; encoded by the coding sequence ATGTTGGATTTTAAAGACTATATGTATTTGAGTGGAAGCGTAGTAAATAGTAAATATAAAGAAGAGACAGAGTTGACGCGGTTGGCAAACGAGTTCGAGGAGAAGGGCTTTGTGACGATGCCAGATTTTTTTATGGCTGAATATTTTGATCTGGTTAAAGATGAATCAATTCGTTTGTCCAAGATGCGTACCGAAAAGCAATTTACTATGCCTGGGTATGAAACCCCAAGGTTTCTGTCTGTCATTGGTGGAAAGCAAATTTTAAATAACTCATTTGTATTTTCTGCCCTATATATAAACGCGGAAGTTAAGTCAGTTTTGTCTTCAATTGTTTCTAGGTCTCTTTATACCGTGGATCACGAAGAAGAATTTATGGTAGTCAATTTTCTTGAGAGAAGTGGTGGCACACATGGCTGGCATTTGGATGACCCTCAGTATGCATTAGTTTCAATTCTCCAGGCCCCAGATCATTCGATGGGTGGCTATTTGGAGGTAATACCAGAGTGGAAAAAATTCTGTGCGGAGTTGGGTATGAATTATATGACCGACACCAATAAAGCTGTTCCTATTGCATATGAGCAAGGGCGAGTTAAAAATATTCACCATAATGCTGGCGATTGTTATGTCCTTAATGCCGGCGACTGTTTGCATAGGGTCGCACCCATATCGGGGGAAACAAATAGAATAATTCTAAATATGGCATTCGATCATCGCTCAAAAATTGACTATGGTGCTACTGCCGATATTTTATATGGCGAGAAAGAAGGCGCCTTGATATGA
- the serS gene encoding serine--tRNA ligase — protein sequence MLDPKFIRAQLNDVAEGLKKRGYQLDVAKIQALEEERKVAQVESENLQQQRNTKSKGIGKAKASGEDIAPLLKEVENLKSALTEAEKKLSNVQLQMDDIISGIPNLLSDDVPVGKNEDDNVEVSKWGEPRTFDFDVKDHVDVGDVLGGLDFETAGKITGARFAIMTGAVARMHRALIQLMLNTHTGAHGYNEIYVPYIVNKDSLFGTGQLPKFEEDLFKLRDDRDFYLIPTAEVPVTNVMRNEIIDEKKLPLKFACHTPCFRSEAGSYGRDTRGMIRQHQFEKVELVQFVKPQDSNQALEDLTGHAENILQQLGLPYRKVILCSGDVGFSSTKTYDLEVWLPSQKTYREISSCSSFGDFQARRMKARYRNSDSGKPALLHTVNGSGLAVGRTLVAILENYQQADGSVEVPEVLRPYMNGETTISAA from the coding sequence TCATCCGCGCACAACTTAACGATGTGGCCGAGGGCTTAAAAAAGCGCGGCTACCAACTGGATGTTGCCAAAATACAGGCGCTTGAAGAAGAGCGCAAAGTCGCGCAGGTAGAAAGTGAGAACCTGCAGCAGCAGCGCAACACAAAGTCAAAGGGTATTGGTAAAGCAAAGGCCTCTGGCGAAGACATAGCGCCCTTGCTGAAAGAAGTTGAAAATTTGAAAAGTGCGCTAACCGAAGCTGAGAAAAAGCTAAGTAATGTACAGCTGCAAATGGACGACATTATTTCGGGTATTCCTAACTTACTTTCCGACGATGTGCCGGTTGGTAAAAATGAGGATGACAATGTAGAAGTGTCAAAGTGGGGGGAGCCACGTACCTTCGACTTTGATGTGAAAGACCATGTTGATGTTGGGGATGTGCTCGGAGGCCTAGATTTTGAAACGGCCGGTAAAATTACAGGCGCGCGTTTTGCCATTATGACCGGCGCCGTGGCGCGTATGCACAGGGCACTTATTCAGCTAATGCTCAACACTCACACCGGTGCGCACGGCTATAACGAAATCTATGTTCCCTATATCGTTAACAAAGACTCGCTCTTTGGAACTGGTCAGCTGCCTAAGTTTGAGGAGGATCTCTTTAAGTTGCGCGATGATCGTGATTTTTATCTGATTCCCACCGCTGAAGTTCCCGTTACCAATGTAATGCGCAACGAGATAATCGACGAGAAAAAACTACCACTTAAATTTGCCTGTCATACGCCGTGTTTTCGTTCTGAAGCGGGTAGCTATGGGCGTGACACCCGAGGGATGATTCGCCAGCATCAATTTGAAAAAGTTGAATTGGTACAGTTTGTAAAACCGCAGGATTCAAACCAAGCATTAGAGGATTTAACCGGTCATGCAGAAAACATTTTGCAGCAACTGGGGCTGCCGTACCGTAAAGTCATCCTGTGTAGTGGCGACGTAGGCTTTTCTTCCACCAAAACTTACGATTTGGAAGTGTGGTTGCCGTCACAAAAAACCTACCGAGAAATTTCCTCCTGCAGTAGCTTTGGCGATTTTCAGGCTCGACGCATGAAGGCGCGTTATCGCAACAGTGATTCAGGCAAACCAGCGTTACTGCATACGGTCAATGGATCTGGTCTTGCCGTTGGTCGCACGCTGGTGGCTATATTGGAAAATTATCAGCAGGCCGACGGCTCTGTAGAGGTTCCCGAGGTTCTACGCCCCTATATGAATGGCGAGACGACAATTTCCGCCGCTTAA
- a CDS encoding RidA family protein produces MKRVYSGAPWEKQVAYCRAVKFGSQIAVSGTTAVDAEGIVVGENDIYAQTSYIFEKISTALVELGANLSDVVRTRMYVTDMTLFDQVAKAHKEAFDGIDPAATCVEVSRFVDDSLLIEIEVDAYISEK; encoded by the coding sequence ATGAAAAGAGTTTACTCGGGTGCGCCTTGGGAAAAGCAAGTCGCTTATTGCCGGGCAGTAAAATTTGGTTCGCAAATAGCGGTTTCTGGCACAACGGCCGTTGATGCAGAAGGTATTGTTGTCGGTGAAAACGATATTTATGCACAAACGAGCTACATTTTTGAAAAAATAAGTACCGCGCTTGTTGAGTTAGGCGCAAACTTATCAGATGTTGTCCGGACACGTATGTACGTAACGGATATGACGCTTTTCGACCAAGTCGCAAAAGCACACAAAGAGGCTTTTGACGGTATTGATCCAGCGGCTACTTGTGTTGAGGTTAGTCGTTTCGTCGATGATAGCCTGCTCATTGAGATAGAAGTTGATGCTTACATTTCCGAAAAATAG
- the cysG gene encoding siroheme synthase CysG: MDYLPLFFDLKQKACLIVGGGAIATRKARLLHKAGAIIYVVAPVIEQELQQIVGGSGGVLSFEHYQERFIEGKVLVISATDDESLNKQVSEHCQQRNLPVNVVDSPDLCSVITPAIVDRSPLIIGISSGGEAPVLARRIRTMLETSIPAGYGKLAHLIAGFRSRVKKAFADGEQRRRFWESIINGPVAEKALSGDVSEAQQDLEAALSRGDCEVGGEVYLVGAGPGDPDLLTFKAVRLMQKAEVVLYDRLVSEPVLDMVRRDADRIYVGKRRSDHTMPQQAINELLLSLAQQGKRVLRLKGGDPFIFGRGGEEIDLLAESGIPFQVVPGITAASGCAAYAGIPLTHRDYAQSVRFITGHLKEGEVNFNWQEFVADNQTLVFYMGLKGLEQICYQLVHNGKPADTAAALIERGTLPEQRVHIGTLESLPAIVAGQDVHAPTLLIIGNVVKLAEKLGGKPLT, translated from the coding sequence ATGGATTACTTGCCGCTGTTTTTCGACCTCAAACAGAAAGCTTGTTTAATCGTTGGTGGAGGCGCTATAGCCACGCGTAAAGCTCGCCTACTGCATAAGGCGGGCGCCATTATTTATGTTGTTGCCCCGGTTATTGAGCAAGAGCTGCAACAAATAGTCGGTGGTAGTGGTGGAGTGCTTTCCTTCGAGCATTATCAGGAGCGTTTCATAGAAGGTAAGGTACTCGTTATTTCAGCAACCGACGATGAATCGTTGAACAAACAGGTTTCCGAACACTGCCAGCAGCGCAACCTTCCTGTAAATGTTGTTGATAGTCCCGACCTTTGTTCCGTTATTACTCCCGCTATTGTTGACCGTAGTCCGTTGATTATTGGTATTAGCAGTGGCGGTGAAGCCCCGGTTCTTGCGCGGCGTATACGTACAATGCTTGAAACTAGTATTCCGGCTGGTTACGGTAAGCTGGCCCACTTAATTGCAGGTTTTAGGAGCCGGGTAAAGAAAGCCTTTGCTGATGGTGAGCAGCGGAGACGGTTTTGGGAAAGTATTATCAACGGCCCTGTTGCGGAAAAAGCCTTATCGGGCGATGTAAGTGAAGCTCAGCAGGATCTCGAAGCAGCCTTGAGTCGCGGCGATTGTGAGGTGGGGGGGGAAGTGTACCTCGTGGGCGCGGGCCCTGGCGACCCCGATTTGCTGACCTTCAAAGCCGTTCGCTTGATGCAGAAAGCTGAAGTGGTACTTTACGACCGCTTAGTCTCAGAGCCCGTTTTGGATATGGTGCGCCGCGATGCCGACCGGATTTACGTGGGTAAAAGGCGAAGTGACCACACAATGCCACAGCAGGCAATTAATGAGCTTCTATTATCTTTAGCGCAGCAGGGTAAGCGAGTGCTGCGATTAAAAGGCGGCGACCCGTTTATTTTTGGTCGTGGTGGTGAGGAAATAGACTTGCTTGCCGAAAGCGGAATCCCTTTTCAGGTGGTACCGGGTATTACGGCCGCATCGGGTTGTGCGGCTTATGCGGGTATACCACTAACGCATCGTGACTACGCGCAGTCGGTACGTTTTATTACGGGCCATTTAAAAGAAGGGGAAGTTAACTTTAACTGGCAGGAATTCGTCGCGGACAATCAAACCCTTGTGTTCTATATGGGTTTGAAGGGCTTGGAGCAAATCTGCTATCAACTTGTTCACAATGGCAAGCCTGCTGATACTGCAGCCGCTTTGATTGAGCGCGGTACCCTGCCGGAACAACGCGTTCATATTGGCACGCTAGAGAGCCTGCCCGCTATTGTTGCAGGGCAAGATGTACATGCACCAACGTTATTGATTATTGGGAATGTGGTGAAGCTCGCAGAAAAGCTTGGGGGGAAGCCTCTAACATAA